Genomic window (Amphiura filiformis unplaced genomic scaffold, Afil_fr2py scaffold_73, whole genome shotgun sequence):
TAATGTAGCCTACTGGTATGAATGGATTTATTAGATATTATGCGATTAGGGAACTTTCTGCGCCGTAAAACTAGCAGTTATGGTGCACGGCTACTTGCTAGCGTGCCCGGCTGGCTCAATTTATCTCGGACCAATTTAAGCTTACCATGTGAATTGGTTGTCAGTTGTACTATCGAACTGCCGACCAAACTAAACTATCACAATATTTTCTAAAAGACATCCGaaataatcatttatttatttcctcaATTGTTCAGAATTCCCAACATTGCTTTCGTCAATATTAATGGCTCGTGCTTTATATGGAAGTAATTATTTAAACTAAATTGTAGCCCCTAGTTTAAATCATAATTGCacagaaacaaataaaaaagatagatgtTCATTCAGATTGAATACTACTTTTGCAGGGGCATGTCTTTGGACCGACACGTCGCTGGTTCGACATGATGCTAGTCCAACTCGTCACTATTCCGAACATGAAATAAACATCTTTGGTCCGACACGTCCAAGACCGAATATGTAATGCAGTAAACTTCATTGTTTTGATACCTTCaacatgtagtaggcctacataatgaaaAACTCTGCCCTAGTCGTTTCGCACATTTGGACTTGCGAAGTGATGTTCAGATTTTATTTTTGGACTTAAGGGATTACTTGTTTCAATGTTTTCGGATTGGTGAAGTGTTGGTCAATTTCACAGTTTTCCATTGTCGGACTAGCTCACCTAATTCAGTTTTCGAACCTTTCATGTATTGGGAATTTTACCGTTCCGACAAACGCCTGGATTATGGACCCCAATAATTCCCTTTTTGGCCGATTCCAAATCAAATTATTAATGTATTAATGATGCAACTACTTTGGTAATTATTATCATGAAACAGTCATACCATTTCTTGGGAGTGATTCAGTAGCCAGACATATTAAAGCGAAATAAAAATGAAGTAACATTAGTTATCAAAAGAGGACGCAGTGGGTAATCGAACCCGTGACGTCGGTATCACAAGTGCCGATCACTTCATAACCAAGACCATGGAGGCCGCAAGTGGACTGCCATtctatctatcaaacaaagagtTACGGaattaaggcgacgaaaaaaagaaaacctgttctacgggcggacggacctttcaagtagggtcggtcgggctttttttttttttaaatgacccataaaatcaccaaaatctgtaaatatttgcaatttgagaaaatacaaacaaaaaaattgttcctgaaattgtcgaaatttgagtcggtattcatttgtacaagaaattttttttcccaatttgttcaaaatcttggtcggtcgggcccgtagaacaggtttttcttttttcgtcaccaAAGCGTGATATTATCGTTATCGTTAAATTCTCAACTTGGTCTGGGCTCATAAAACTCCCGGGCTGAATAGCCATACACGGTTACTTAATATTACTTAATAAATAGCCGTATAAGGCTACGGAAACATTTTTCGTTTAGAAATCATCTTTTATTAAAAAACAAGCACATCAcaattaatttattgttgttgcaaaaacagTTCTCACTTCTGAAAGTTTTATTTCTTTTATGTTCTAGCAATACATTTGAAGAATCAAATACTATTTTGAAGAGACAATTTATACAGTAGTTTCTTGAAACTCCGGGCTTGAAACCATTTACAAAAACTATAATGCATGCACTGGCAGATCCAGGAATTCAAGAAAAACATGCCAATTTATCAGAAGATTACTGGGCTAAGAGCTTggataaaataatgtttttaaatagcTGATCCTGGATCCACCACTACAATGGTAACAATTATGGCAAAATGTCATTTATAATTTTtcatatcaccatgatcactaggAGTAGGAATCTAAAaccaattttaattgtaatttaataatgggtgcacctagacaaaattggacaccaatgtttttgcttgctcgTGACTCTAAACCACCTGCTTGAACAACAAACATATATGCAAAAAGGTCAAAAAAGAAGAGGGGggattctaatttgcataaaacaaaaatggttAAATGGCCAcaaatgcagggctcaaatttcaaaattgaaatatggataaaaaaaaaccatCTAATTGTATTCTTCTCATTATTGGGATTCAGAAATCAGAAAAAGTATATGAATCATAATACATGCAGTTTGATCTATCTCCGATACAGTTCTTGAGTTGCAGGCATATGgtgaaatgttaaattttggtcCCAAATGCTCCTATTGTGATCAggtggtctcaaattattccgctgggaaaaatatttaaattaaagaatagtttgccatatctcatcAGGTGTTTTGTTATCGGTAACAGGGCAAATAAATCAAAACCCATTGACCTATTTTGTAATGTTACAAGTTACAGGTATAGGAAGCAAAACACCTGAGatgtggcaaactattctttgtttaaaatgttccAAGGGGATAATTTGACACCACTGTgattaaaatcaaacatttttgatatttttacccctgtggacaatgGTTGACATTTAAAACAATATGCCTCTAGTAAACCTTAAAACGTGTACATtagagatatgtcaaactattctttttctgaatcccaatattaatgagaggaatacatatatacattggtatatgttctaaccatgctaaccagaatcaaataattttgaaatttgagccctgcatttaTTTATAGCAGCCACTGTTGTTTTATGCAAATTGGCATTATCCCCCTATTCCCATTTTTGGATATATTGTTGGGGATGTCTTTTAGAGATCATTACTGTAACAAAAACATTGATTTCCAATTTTGTCTAGCTCCAAACGTAAATTGACTCAAAAAGTGGAGCAGAAGTAAAAATTGTTCAATCATTATGCAAGCAAttgatttaaataacaatacaatttaataattacaacaaaaaaattgaacaaattttaatcttcacccagagcagccagcgcacatcaatgtaaaaaaaacgttgaaaaaaaatgCTTGGGGGGGGTCTGGCCTGATTAGAACTGGtgaccttcgtattactagcacgacgctctagccaATTAAGCCACAGATGCACACTGGAGAAGGGCGGAAGATTTAAATCTATGTATTATGTTCAaatgatgttcgtcgcattcctagtGGAAGCAATCGGAACTgcaaaatttaatataaaatatgcagttctgatgacGAACATCATTCAACCTAATACCTTAGATTTAAATCTTCTGCAagttccgctcttctccagtgtgcctctgtggctcaattaGCTAGGAGCCTAGAGCGTCATGCTAGTAATATGAAGGTCGCCTGTTCGAATCCAGCCACATGCACTGTTGGtttgttttttcaacatttaggtgcattggctgctctgggtaatgattaaaatttgttccTCCAATCAACTCAGAGAACTAAGTACCgtatataattttcaaaaataaagattGTCTTGGCATTTTCAAAACTTGTGTTAGGGGACGAAAAAAAATCCcacagacttttcaagtaggatCTTTTGGTCGTGattttgtcctttttttttttggcagcattttgataattgtttgcaaacatattttagaaaaattgtaaaacattttcacgtcaaaatttttgttaaaaaacggctgaattttacatgatttatttttttaaatctcccaAAATGCTAAATCTGGATCGCTCAAGTCGGTCCTATACAGGTTTTTTTTGCCTTCTCCTCAGAAAGTAACAGAAGTAGATTTTAAGAAAATGCTTAGTGATTTCATGCTCGGTACCTGGCATTTTAAATCAAGCCACGGTGAAATAATTACAATCCATTGTATTCCTTATCAAATCAAGATcgtgtaaatatgcaaatttcgtTCCATTCACTCTGCAGGCTTCGGTTCAAGGAATGATATCCACAATCCAACAAGAAGACGATGCATCTTTTGTCCGAGATTTACATTGTACTTCTCTAGAATTACTTTTACCCACAGTTACCAGTGACAgtccaatgatcatgatgatgatcccAATTGCAATTCAGAGttctttttaataatttgtagttCCTCATTAACCGCCGAAGTTCAGTCTTCATCTCGATCTCCGTCGTTTGCCTCTTCATCGTACAGTTTTTTGTGTCTTTGTCAAATAGCGTCCGGACATTGAAAAGAGAGGATGAGAATCGACTGCTCACTTTCGAGATGATGTGCCTTAGGAAAATAATGGGAGTAACACGGAGAGACAGGATCAGAAACACCATCATCCGCAAAACCCTGGGTGTTGAATTTTCCATCTTGGACAGAATAACCCGGAAGAGACTGCATTATTTTGGCCACGTCCAGAGAATGCCTCCCTCACGCCTTCCAAAGATGGCCTTTGAATGTCACATCCAGGGAGTCAGACCTAGAGGAAGACCGCCAAAGAGGTGGAGAGACTGCCTGCTAGCTGACTGCAAAAGAACCGACCTAAACTCCATAGTAAATGCCAGCCGTACAGCAGATGACAGAACAGTTTGGCGGGACATTGTGATGcggatgccaccactcaacccccagttggagtgaacggcataggtcaagTAGGTCAAGGACTTTCGCCCACATTCGCAGTGACAGTCCAATGATCGTGATGTTAATCCCAATTGCAATTCAGAgttctttttaatttaatttgtagtTCCTCATTAACCGCTGAAGTTCAGTCTCCGCCGCTTGCCTCTTCATCGTACAGTTTTTTGTGTTTTACGAGTTCTGTGATTAAAtcaaatggaaaataaaataaaaagataatTATTTAACAAAGCTAGACATGAGCACtgatcaattaatcaaaacaatgatttaaTTATTGAATTTACACGTAAAATGCAAGATAGCTTCACAGTTTGACAACCCTTGATCTATTTTGAAATTAATGTTACACTATCACTAAGTATCAGACAGTCAAACTTGACATAGGGTCAAAGTTAAATAACGATcatacacaaaaatatttatggCGAGAGTGGCGAATGTTTTACGGgcctgaccaacccagattttgtgttttgggagaATTTTTCGTTTTTAAGAGCTCAGATACTCAGATAGCGACgttttatgtaattttttgtgggacatgagagcacatcggacatatattgaattacattttgaaaacgaggaatgtccttctgatatcaaatatcaatcaattgaaaattttgacctttcatattgaagatatagatttttccccaaaagatcttttcaaaaactaaattatttgatatcaatattatcaCGATTCATCAGGAGCACATTCCTCGTTTTAAaatatgcaattcgatatgtctgatgtgctctcaggtcacacacaaaaaaatgtgtaaaagtcgctatccgagcccttacgtTTTactaaatcatgtaaaatcagccatttttgtttttggccaaaatgttttgattttgactgaatttaaaaaaaaattcagaatattTTCGCACACAAAAATCctgaccaaccgaccctacttgaaaagtctgccCCCCGGCGTAAAACAGTGCTTTTATTCGTCGTCTAAtcctatataaaatatgtttgataCATGGAGGATTGAAATTCGAGTAATTTAGTTTAATTTGCCGTCGGTGGTTCTTCAAATTCTGTTCCATATATTTCAGAGTGCACATTCCCAACCAAAGTTCCCCCTACGAGAATTCTATTGCTGTTATCAAAATTATGATGGGTGGGCCAAAAGAATGGATTGCCCTTAGAGCTCCAAAGTCAGGGTTGGTCGGTCGGTTTATTTTTTTTCCttactttcttcttttctttttttttttgccacataCAATTTTAATATCAAGAAATGTAAGTTCACCTcaaaataccatggtaaacaATAGTGTAAACAATTGAACTTCCAAACACGGAGGCATGCTTCAGCAAATCTGACTCTAGTTTTACATGTGAAGCCATCGccggtgagcaaattcgtggctacaCTTCTCGAGCAAGGGGCACAGTGGCATAGTGTGGGTCATCAGTTGCGGCACTGACCacgattgggggcaccgggtctgattgggggcacaagccggttTCTGGCATTTTTCcaatgggattttttaaaaataatttttcaatcaattgggggggggggtacataccCCCCATGCCACTGAAGGGGCAACTGGAGGCAAAAGAGCTCTGACGTGACTGGGGTAAATTTGCCCCATTCGTGGCACTGCCACTGTCTACGTATACAGTTGACATGCATTCCCATTCCATTATACCCCGGGTGTATACCAAGCGCGTGTACGCGTACTGACCATGCATGATCACATTCACAATATGACTATTttctaaaaacatgtttaaacagGAACTAAGAGAGCATACAAAACATGAAAGATATGATGGTGAACGTGATTAAATGGGCACTTATCATATTATCATTATGAATTAGTTAAAATAGATcagtaagggggctggcattttcttcggaagggggggtcccaaatatgtcggtgaccggagccaattttttatgaccccccctatcgcggcaaaatttttttacgaccccccctatcgcgggtcgaaaaattttatgaccccccccttccaactacacagactcaagaaaaattattcattgccggaactaaggcgcggagcgcgtcaaaacttaaaagtgaagaaagtgtgtggagcgcggtaaattttttattgtaagtgtaaagaaggcgcgcggagcgtgtaaaaattttgcatagattgtacgcacatttcgactgcgaagttaaagaatgcgcgcgcagcgtgcgaaaattttaagtcaccagccctaaataattctataacccccctattttgggtgttaaaaaaattataacccccctattttaggcaggctcacatcacaaactattggtggcgctattcgtccatatggaagtggaatgtgcctgtacggtccaaaaatggctttactgtggggctcaatgggaaaaatcactaaaaattaatttttgacaaccaaaacctgaGTGACTTTGACTTACTTTGGTACTGgtatgatactggattcataaactatcacatagtgcaatctatgttccaccaagtcgacactctttaaagcgcaaaagcaatttgtgcaTAAATCATGACCATCCAAAACAGATTTcctacagtaaagaataggaggtcatctggggtcacatacagtagtgtacattgtacatgtgctgTGACACAACTTCACACAcacaaattttgggcaattttgtgacatatttttgtctgtaacttcaaaagtatatgcactagaaacatgattgaccccttattgtttaggtaatttgattctctttcaaatgaaagaactttcagctaaaaatattgaacttcaaaattttatgaacatccctacctatttttggtctgaaaattctatgaccccccagtatttttgggacccccccttccgaagaaaattccAGCCCCCTAAGGCAGCTTTAATTTGTCATGTTGTGTACATAACATACTGACAATGTGACATACACATGATACGTGTACATGTGAATGTCATGTACAATGAAAACATAGTGAAAGGTTGTCGAATTCTGCATATTGTCGTGCAACAATGTTCAAACTAAAAACGACAAACAGGTCAGCATGATCAGATTGTTTCAGCAATCTACGTTTATCACAAACCAACGCCGTTCCGTTGATTTGTCAACGGACAGTCGTTGTTTACAACGCAATCACGTTGATAATTCTGGCAACAACGATACGGCGTTGATATGTGGTCAACGTGTACTCGTTGGTGGATGCAATTTTGTTGGAAAAAGCCAATTTCCCAAACGATTTACCTCCATGAAAAAATGATTTACCCAGCAATATTTTTGCGGAGTCATGCACATCGAACATCATTTTAGTACAAAAAATATTCCAACTCACCAAATTATTCCGGTAAAGCACCGTAATTGGCCCATGAAGTTGCCCGTTTCTGACCATAAACATGACAATATCGTCGCCATTTTCATGATTATCTCGACTGTGGCAGGGTCGGAGTTGAAGTCGATGACGTCATGTGATCGTTGGGCGGAAAAAGTAGTGTTGCcagcattaaaatatgcatacaaTTCCCTAATAGTGAGCACAAATTAGGAAAAAGAGAGCCCAAATCCGATTTCCCGAATTGGCAACGGGCAGCCGTTGTTGACAACTGCCAGCCGTTGTATTTTACTGTAAACGGCTTGCCGTTGTGCTACAGACTGCTGAATAAGCTACTTCTCAAGTTTTCAAAGATTCATACCTGCGTCGTGGAGCCCTGTGCAAACTTAATCGCACAGTACCAGCACAATATCAAAGAGAAGGCGACGAATTTGACATTCGATTGGCAAAATCGTACATTCGAAGAGTTTTTAAAACTTCAACCAGAAAGCAGTCTTAAGTACCACTTCATAAGTGCATGTCATTCCATGTACTATGTCAAAAACCTGAATGAAACACTACAAAGTCTTCATGATATGCTGGCGCCGGGTGGAATTCTGTTGATAACAATTACCGCAGGTGAGTTGTTCAACATAAACTCCAGAATAATTTGGTCTCTCCACGAACGTTTGATATTGATCCCCCGATGTGCGATATGGGACGAACATCATGCTTAGTCAGAGTCACCCAATTTGATTGATATTTGTTTTGAAATGTGtgatatatataaaaatatatcacAGAAAACCTGACTATAATTAAACAGAGTGCGTCACCAATGAttgtttcattttaataaactccGGAGATTATTATGATTCAATTAGTTTGTTGCAAAAATGTTGATCAGAGTGTACACGCTTTCATTATAGACTTGCGCAATGCAAATAGTCTAGTTTacctccctcctcctcctccttcttcttcttcctcttcttcttctccttcttcttctccttcttcttctccttcttctccttcttctccttcttcttcttcttcttcttcttcttcttctttcttcttcttctcctccttcttcttctccttctcctcttcttctccttcttcttcttcttcttcttcttcttcttcttcttcttcttcttcttcttcttcttcttcttcttcttcttcgtcttcttcttcttcttcttcgtcatcATAATCGTCTACTTaaccttcttcttcttcattaGAGCGTACATGTTTTAATTATCGAATTGCCCAATCTTCGATTTCAtaatcattttcttctttttgcaGACTACGCTGGTACGGGAAAGGTATGCAGAATATTACCGCCACAGGATGAGTCACCAAACACCGCATCGTCACCACCCCATTATCGGGACTCGGCCAACATACACGATGCATTACGTCAATTACAAATCCCGTATCACATAGATACTTACAAGTGTCATCGCATGATTACTCGGTGTTTTGATGAGAAAGAAAGTGAAGAGGGCAATCTAGCGCTTGATTTTCTGACTCATACACTCAGATTCAGAGATGCGCCAAAGGATCTTTTTCAACAAGTATTGGCATGTGTCAAAGAGTGTTCTGTTCAGCGTGGTAATGATTGGTTCTTCCAATCAGAACACGTGTGCTTCTTCATTACCAAACCTACATGAAGCACTACTACACATTGCTAATAACA
Coding sequences:
- the LOC140144699 gene encoding uncharacterized protein, which produces MGVTRRDRIRNTIIRKTLGVEFSILDRITRKRLHYFGHVQRMPPSRLPKMAFECHIQGVRPRGRPPKRWRDCLLADCKRTDLNSIVNASRTADDRTVWRDIVMRMPPLNPQLE
- the LOC140144700 gene encoding histamine N-methyltransferase B-like, with protein sequence GKSSVASIKICIQFPNSEHKLGKREPKSDFPNWQRAAVVDNCQPLYFTVNGLPLCYRLLNKLLLKFSKIHTCVVEPCANLIAQYQHNIKEKATNLTFDWQNRTFEEFLKLQPESSLKYHFISACHSMYYVKNLNETLQSLHDMLAPGGILLITITADYAGTGKVCRILPPQDESPNTASSPPHYRDSANIHDALRQLQIPYHIDTYKCHRMITRCFDEKESEEGNLALDFLTHTLRFRDAPKDLFQQVLACVKECSVQRGNDWFFQSEHVCFFITKPT